Proteins from one Dromiciops gliroides isolate mDroGli1 chromosome 6, mDroGli1.pri, whole genome shotgun sequence genomic window:
- the LOC122731437 gene encoding olfactory receptor 8K1-like: MIQLNETTERQVTEFILMGLTNRPELRAPLFVLFFINYMATALGNLGLIILTTVDSHLQTPMYFFLRHLAFVDLGYSTTIGPKMLVSFIEEKNIISYNGCAIQLVFFGIFIINELIILSAMAYDRYVAICKPLHYMFIMSDRVCWIFVSISYLYGIMVSLLLTIKIFKSSFCNSNVIRYFYCDSLPLLSIICSDRSEIELIIMIFAPLNFLSSLMIILVSYILILAAILRMNSSEGRQKAFSTCGSHLTVVVVFYGTLLFMYLQPQSGHSFDTDKIASVIYTLIIPMLNPLIYSLRNKEVKGALKRLFTNRCKHSL, from the coding sequence ATGATTCAGTTGAATGAAACCACAGAGAGACAAGTGACTGAATTCATTCTCATGGGCCTTACAAACCGTCCTGAGCTACGGGCCCCCCTCTTTGTGTTGTTTTTCATCAACTACATGGCCACAGCTCTTGGAAACCTGGGCCTGATCATCCTAACCACTGTGGATTCCCACCTGCAAACTCCCATGTACTTTTTTCTCAGGCACCTGGCATTTGTTGATCTTGGTTATTCTACTACTATTGGGCCAAAAATGCTGGTTAGTTTCATAGAGGAGAaaaacatcatttcttataatggaTGTGCAATACAGCTAGTTTTCTTTGGGATATTTATCATCAATGAACTTATTATTCTGTCAGCTATGGCCTATGACCGCTATGTGGCTATTTGTAAGCCCCTCCACTATATGTTCATTATGTCAGACAGAGTATGTTGGATATTTGTGAGTATCTCATACCTTTATGGCATTATGGTGTCCCTATTACTcacaataaagatttttaaatcatctttctGTAACTCCAATGTAATAAGATATTTCTACTGTGATAGTCTCCCGCTATTGTCCATTATATGTTCAGATAGAAGTGAGATTGAACTAATCATTATGATCTTTGCTccattaaattttctttcttccctcatgATTATTCTTGTCTCCTACATACTAATTCTTGCAGCCATCCTGAGGATGAACTCTTCTGAGGGCAGGCAAAAAGCCTTCTCCACCTGTGGCTCTCATCTCACCGTGGTGGTTGTGTTCTATGGGACACTTCTCTTCATGTACCTGCAGCCCCAATCTGGCCATTCCTTTGACACAGACAAGATAGCCTCTGTGATTTATACCCTGATCATCCCCATGCTGAACCCTTTGATCTACAGCTTGAGGAACAAAGAGGTGAAAGGTGCCTTGAAACGTCTCTTTACAAATAGATGTAAGCATTCTCTTTAG